One Gimesia aquarii DNA segment encodes these proteins:
- a CDS encoding twin-arginine translocase TatA/TatE family subunit, with product MFGFPGWIEITIILGIILLLFGKRLPGAMNSLGKSIVEFKKGAREVSEEDEKPSKMEAPDSEQDNQSS from the coding sequence ATGTTTGGCTTTCCTGGCTGGATTGAAATTACGATCATTTTAGGAATTATCTTGCTCCTCTTTGGTAAGCGTTTACCTGGAGCTATGAATTCTCTTGGAAAAAGTATCGTAGAGTTCAAAAAAGGTGCACGGGAAGTTTCAGAAGAAGATGAAAAACCTTCTAAAATGGAGGCCCCAGACTCTGAACAGGACAATCAATCAAGCTAA
- a CDS encoding PQQ-binding-like beta-propeller repeat protein: MNRTKICSLFLIYCLCLVIHTPLLAETPKNKHTVSSDTDASLKKLKSNKGLCVVLGLPQVDKASFVVELVQNTNLQVYFQSESQAEVAQVRRLSDEAGLLGQRIFADRGTKNAIALASNLADVIFVQKTAGNWDSKTELLRVLRPQGIAFLSDSKITKPVPKGNDYWDHPYHRPDNNPQSTDQNARSPYRTQFLANPKFSPMPEISVAAGGKVYKAFGHIAHKENQNAILNTLMCINAYNGTILWKRKLPEGFMIHRNTMIGTEDALYMADNESCKIIDSETGKIRDEIVIDEKMADGPVWKWMGMQNGTLYALIGNKEVQVDTKKSARRGLGHWPWGMWKGHDYSDPKNAFGFGRTFVAINPANKKILWHFREKDYIDSRGVCMKNDNIYYYCPDKFLACLNIKNGKQVWKNDDKKLLASIGSNQKAQHYVTGYATTTYLKCSDDYLFFAGPQRLHLVTASAADGYWLWEKEHGNLQLVLRDDGIYAAGPKETGMKLDYATGEKIASLPTRRACTRATGSVDSIFFRTSGGTVRLETDSHTAQHIAPMRPPCQDGVIVSNGLLYWGPWMCGCQLSLYGHICLGPEKNSSTPSAQTPPRRVTYTSKLSDVESLSVQNDDWPVFRGDNRQSSTTKSPIPMKSKLAWTAQVTKSSLPTAPIVAGEMIFVGDRNGVISAFDMQGKLIWKRYTGGAIYYPPTVNNHRLFVGSADGRVYAYEAKTGKPLWSFRVAPHQRLIPVYGKLISTWPVAGGVVVQDDTVYAVAGIAHFDGTHVVALNSITGELKQENNSSGALSQEVNSGISLQGSLYIEEDELRFLAGGVYETARYDLKTLKCLNSPSTEVRSQYRTAFYPYYPGYGKYLSIEHMLNDRRELVHDASYEGSVFTNLTLKEALPPGAPKAKKEAARWLSMRARRTGQAYKRKNLWEDQKQRRFTSFIVSPETLLVAGHPDSKPESPFLTAININEGTDLWTHKLPALAVKGGTAIDSEGRMIVSLENGQLCCFHKE, translated from the coding sequence ATGAATCGAACCAAAATATGCTCACTGTTTCTCATCTACTGTTTGTGTTTAGTGATTCATACTCCACTTCTGGCAGAAACCCCGAAAAATAAGCACACCGTTTCCTCCGATACTGATGCCTCTCTCAAAAAATTGAAATCGAATAAAGGACTGTGTGTCGTTCTGGGACTACCTCAGGTAGATAAAGCGTCCTTCGTTGTCGAATTAGTTCAGAATACCAATTTACAAGTTTATTTTCAGTCAGAGTCACAAGCAGAAGTGGCGCAAGTCCGCCGCTTGTCAGATGAAGCGGGACTATTAGGTCAACGTATTTTTGCTGATCGGGGAACGAAGAATGCCATTGCTCTGGCCAGTAATCTGGCTGATGTGATTTTCGTACAAAAAACCGCGGGAAATTGGGACTCTAAGACTGAACTCTTACGTGTCTTACGACCTCAGGGGATCGCTTTTTTATCGGACTCCAAAATAACAAAGCCAGTTCCCAAAGGAAATGATTATTGGGATCACCCCTATCATCGTCCCGATAACAACCCTCAATCGACTGATCAAAATGCGCGATCTCCTTACCGCACCCAATTTCTGGCAAATCCCAAATTTTCACCAATGCCTGAAATATCCGTTGCAGCCGGAGGAAAAGTTTATAAAGCATTCGGCCACATTGCGCATAAAGAAAATCAAAACGCCATCTTAAACACTTTAATGTGCATCAATGCCTACAATGGAACCATTCTCTGGAAACGTAAGCTGCCAGAAGGTTTCATGATTCACCGTAACACTATGATCGGAACCGAAGATGCCTTGTATATGGCTGATAATGAATCCTGTAAAATCATTGATAGTGAAACGGGAAAGATCCGGGATGAAATCGTCATTGATGAGAAGATGGCCGATGGTCCTGTCTGGAAATGGATGGGTATGCAGAATGGTACACTGTATGCATTGATTGGCAATAAAGAGGTTCAGGTGGACACTAAAAAATCTGCTAGACGCGGATTAGGACACTGGCCTTGGGGGATGTGGAAAGGGCATGATTATTCCGATCCCAAAAACGCATTTGGTTTTGGTCGCACCTTTGTTGCCATCAATCCTGCCAACAAAAAGATCCTCTGGCATTTTCGTGAAAAAGACTATATCGACAGCCGCGGCGTCTGTATGAAAAATGACAATATTTATTACTACTGTCCAGACAAATTTCTAGCCTGTCTCAACATCAAAAATGGAAAACAAGTCTGGAAAAATGATGATAAAAAGCTGTTGGCTTCAATTGGCTCAAATCAAAAAGCGCAACATTATGTCACAGGCTACGCAACGACCACCTACTTGAAATGCAGTGACGACTATCTGTTTTTTGCAGGACCACAGCGATTACATCTCGTAACGGCATCCGCCGCTGATGGTTATTGGTTGTGGGAAAAAGAGCATGGAAATCTCCAATTAGTTTTGCGTGATGACGGCATTTACGCTGCTGGTCCTAAAGAAACAGGTATGAAACTCGACTATGCAACCGGAGAGAAAATCGCTTCACTACCAACCCGCCGGGCTTGTACTCGAGCTACAGGAAGTGTCGACAGCATCTTTTTCCGTACTAGTGGAGGAACTGTTCGACTGGAAACGGACTCACATACTGCCCAGCATATTGCCCCTATGCGGCCTCCCTGTCAGGATGGAGTCATCGTTTCTAATGGCCTGTTATACTGGGGTCCCTGGATGTGCGGTTGCCAGTTGTCTCTGTATGGACACATTTGCTTGGGCCCTGAAAAGAATTCCTCTACGCCATCCGCTCAAACTCCTCCACGAAGAGTGACTTATACAAGTAAACTGTCAGATGTCGAATCGCTATCAGTCCAGAATGATGACTGGCCTGTTTTTCGTGGTGACAATCGGCAATCTTCCACGACGAAATCCCCCATTCCGATGAAATCAAAACTTGCCTGGACAGCACAAGTAACAAAGTCCTCATTACCTACGGCACCTATTGTCGCAGGAGAAATGATTTTTGTGGGCGACCGGAATGGCGTTATCAGTGCATTTGATATGCAGGGTAAATTGATCTGGAAACGATATACCGGAGGCGCTATTTATTATCCACCGACCGTCAACAACCACCGCCTTTTTGTTGGTTCAGCTGATGGGCGAGTTTATGCATATGAAGCAAAAACAGGAAAACCTCTCTGGTCTTTTCGAGTGGCACCGCATCAACGTCTGATTCCTGTTTATGGTAAATTGATTTCAACCTGGCCTGTCGCTGGTGGCGTCGTCGTTCAAGACGATACGGTTTACGCTGTAGCAGGAATTGCGCACTTTGATGGCACGCATGTCGTTGCTTTAAATTCAATTACTGGTGAATTGAAACAGGAAAATAATTCCTCAGGTGCATTATCACAAGAAGTAAATAGTGGGATCAGTCTGCAGGGAAGCTTATACATCGAGGAAGATGAGCTCAGGTTCCTGGCAGGGGGCGTCTATGAAACAGCCCGTTATGACCTGAAAACATTAAAGTGTCTTAATTCTCCCAGTACTGAAGTTCGATCACAGTATCGAACTGCATTTTATCCCTACTATCCTGGTTACGGTAAATATCTATCGATTGAACACATGCTAAATGACCGACGGGAACTGGTCCATGACGCCAGTTATGAAGGAAGCGTTTTTACCAATCTTACTTTAAAAGAAGCGCTTCCCCCTGGTGCCCCTAAAGCGAAAAAAGAAGCAGCTCGCTGGTTAAGTATGCGTGCTCGACGAACAGGGCAAGCTTACAAACGTAAAAATCTCTGGGAAGATCAGAAACAACGCCGTTTTACCAGTTTTATCGTCTCTCCTGAAACACTCCTGGTAGCCGGTCATCCAGATTCAAAACCAGAGTCACCTTTCCTGACAGCCATCAATATTAATGAAGGTACAGATCTCTGGACCCACAAGCTACCAGCTTTGGCAGTGAAGGGGGGAACTGCCATCGATTCAGAAGGAAGAATGATTGTCTCATTGGAAAATGGGCAACTCTGTTGTTTTCACAAAGAATGA
- a CDS encoding bifunctional 4-hydroxy-2-oxoglutarate aldolase/2-dehydro-3-deoxy-phosphogluconate aldolase, which yields MSRHTAFSQVIDRGAVAIIRAKSGELLVDVSKAVYAGGLDVIEVTFTVPGVLDILSQVKQELGDRILLGAGTVLDSETARAAILAGAEFIVTPTVNTDVIELCNRYDKLIMTGALTPTEALTAWEAGADIIKVFPAFVGGPEYLKALHGPLPQIPLMPTGGVDLETIPAYLQAGACAVGLGSSLVTKQMVEAGDLEGIQNLTTEYMNKIKEIRKN from the coding sequence ATGAGTCGACACACGGCTTTCTCTCAGGTTATTGATCGTGGTGCCGTTGCCATAATTCGTGCAAAATCAGGTGAGTTACTGGTTGATGTCTCAAAAGCAGTCTATGCTGGTGGTTTGGATGTGATCGAAGTGACTTTTACAGTTCCGGGAGTTCTCGACATCCTGTCTCAGGTGAAGCAGGAATTAGGAGACCGGATTCTCTTAGGTGCAGGGACTGTGCTTGATTCAGAGACTGCTCGTGCTGCAATTCTTGCCGGAGCGGAGTTTATTGTAACTCCTACGGTTAACACCGATGTCATTGAGTTATGTAATCGTTACGACAAACTGATTATGACGGGGGCTTTGACTCCGACAGAAGCGCTTACAGCCTGGGAAGCGGGTGCTGACATTATTAAAGTGTTTCCTGCGTTTGTGGGGGGGCCTGAATATCTCAAAGCATTACATGGTCCTCTGCCTCAAATTCCGCTGATGCCTACTGGAGGAGTCGATTTAGAAACAATACCGGCCTATCTCCAGGCAGGAGCATGTGCAGTTGGTTTAGGAAGTTCCCTTGTCACAAAACAGATGGTTGAAGCAGGAGACCTGGAGGGAATTCAGAATTTAACTACTGAATACATGAATAAGATCAAAGAGATACGCAAAAACTAG
- a CDS encoding glycosyltransferase family 2 protein, producing MNECNHEHSHSVRKPIADALISVVLPVFNEQDVLPQLLQAVEDSLQTAGCQYEIIFVNDGSSDKSGIILDDLAELNSRVRVVHFAKNFGHQAAVQAGLLHTTGDAIVIMDSDMQDCPKAIIDFIMHWQAGYDVVYAVRTERKENIVKRWAFQTFHKILNLISSTPIPRDAGNFGLIDCKVAIQIAQLHDRDRYFPGLRSWVGYRQIGVTVERLARYDENPRVSFIQLCRLAKTAIFSFSFLPLTIFYVIAALSAVVCIGLISFVLYHKLFTELAIPGWASTTITASFFGALNALGIGILGEYVTRIYDQVRARPMFIVGSKTNFDSPEIEAPLLAKLEKNQIAKEDDALDAAENFS from the coding sequence ATGAATGAATGTAATCATGAACATTCTCATTCTGTGAGGAAACCGATTGCAGATGCCCTGATTTCGGTTGTTCTACCTGTGTTTAATGAGCAGGATGTGCTACCGCAATTACTACAAGCTGTTGAAGATTCATTACAAACAGCAGGATGTCAATATGAAATTATCTTTGTTAACGATGGATCGTCCGACAAAAGTGGAATCATTCTTGATGATCTTGCCGAATTAAATTCTCGTGTTAGAGTCGTCCATTTCGCCAAAAATTTTGGACATCAGGCAGCAGTTCAAGCGGGTTTGCTGCACACAACCGGTGATGCCATTGTGATTATGGACTCTGATATGCAAGATTGTCCTAAAGCCATCATTGACTTTATCATGCACTGGCAAGCGGGATATGATGTTGTTTACGCGGTACGTACAGAACGAAAAGAGAATATTGTAAAACGGTGGGCGTTTCAAACTTTCCATAAAATTCTGAATCTGATTTCCAGTACTCCCATTCCACGTGATGCTGGCAATTTTGGTTTAATTGACTGTAAAGTAGCCATTCAAATCGCACAGCTTCACGATCGAGACCGCTACTTTCCCGGACTCCGATCCTGGGTTGGTTATCGTCAGATAGGTGTTACGGTAGAACGCCTGGCCCGTTATGACGAAAATCCTCGCGTGTCTTTTATTCAACTGTGCCGCTTAGCAAAAACCGCTATTTTTTCCTTTTCTTTTTTACCACTTACGATTTTTTATGTGATCGCCGCCTTATCAGCTGTTGTCTGTATCGGACTGATTTCCTTTGTGCTTTATCATAAGCTATTCACTGAGTTAGCAATTCCTGGCTGGGCTTCGACTACAATTACCGCATCATTTTTCGGAGCGCTGAATGCATTAGGAATTGGAATTCTCGGTGAATATGTCACCCGAATTTATGACCAGGTAAGAGCCCGGCCGATGTTCATTGTTGGATCTAAAACCAATTTTGACTCACCTGAAATCGAAGCGCCACTACTAGCCAAACTAGAAAAAAATCAAATCGCTAAAGAAGATGACGCTCTTGATGCTGCCGAAAATTTTTCTTAG
- a CDS encoding twin-arginine translocase TatA/TatE family subunit, producing MFQTITHITAVPAIFGMPGGYEMIIVGIIALLLFGKRLPEVARSLGKGIVEFKKGVSGIEDEVNQASYSQSQTETPRPTPEEHSEEFTAPKFEVPTSEPTTEKNSEQQS from the coding sequence ATGTTTCAAACTATCACACACATAACTGCCGTTCCTGCGATTTTTGGAATGCCCGGTGGATATGAGATGATCATCGTCGGAATTATTGCGCTTCTCTTATTCGGTAAACGCTTACCGGAAGTGGCACGTAGCCTGGGGAAGGGGATTGTGGAATTTAAGAAAGGCGTCAGCGGAATTGAAGATGAGGTAAATCAAGCCTCTTACTCACAATCACAGACAGAAACCCCTCGACCTACACCTGAGGAACATTCTGAGGAATTTACAGCGCCGAAATTTGAAGTGCCCACATCAGAACCAACTACTGAGAAGAATTCCGAACAGCAGTCATAA